DNA from Pseudophryne corroboree isolate aPseCor3 chromosome 7, aPseCor3.hap2, whole genome shotgun sequence:
tttcatcgcatcgcagtgaaattccgcttagtacgcatgcgcaatattcgcactgcgactgcgccaagtaatttaacaatgaagatagtatttttactcacggctttttcttcgctccggcgatcgtaatgtgattgacaggaaatgggtgttactgggcggaaacacggcgtttcaggggcgtgtggttaaaaacgctaccgtttccggaaaaaacgcaggagtggccggagaaacggaggagtgtctgggcgaacgctgggtgtgtttatgacgtcaaaccaggaacgacaagcactgaactgatcgcagatgccgagtaagtctgaagctactctgaaactgctaagtagtttgtaatcgcaatattgcgattacatcggtcgcaattttaagaagctaagattcactcccagtaggcggcggcttagcgtgtgtaactctgctaaaatcgccttgcgagcgatcaactcggaatgagggccacggtgtgttgtatactatatcacgggcattgtggtatgtggtataatgtatcaggggcattgcagtgtgtagcataatgtataacgggcattgcgattcctgtcataatgtgtcgggggcattacggtgtgtggcataatgtgtcgggggcattatggtgtgtgcatattgtgtcatgtgcattattgtgtgtggcataatgtctaagggccattgcagtatgtggcataatgtatactgggcattactataaggaggaaaaattacaaataatgtaaggggcatgaatcaggattatttttctttccagtggtggctaacgtctgggcgtgcaggttggaaaactagggtataacgtagtcttttcctgcaatgccatgcccctttatgtgaagccacgcccatcccaacgaagccacacaccctattttgcggcgcgcgacgaaggcgcgcgcatatttataacTTTAATAGTGCCAGTTATGGgtgatggggggcgggggggggcgccgaagaattttttggcttgggggagaaaaatttctagttacgccactggtaggcGCTGGTGCGCTCCTCCGCTGATTACCTGCAATCAGGGAATGGTGGAGAAGTGAGGGGCGCAGGGAGCCATACACACTACATATTTGGCCATAATCACACAGGtgacatttcatatacagtatgtgtgtgctacaTTTATTCTATAGATAAACATTATGTACAAACGTTATAGTAATGACCAATACATCTCTAATctagtaatatacagtaacaaTGACAGCTGGGTGCTGAGGCTTCAGCCCTGGTCAgggacaggtagtgtctgtgatgtcacaatgcagccctggtcagtgacaggtagtgtctgtgatgtcacaatcgtgTCATAACCTCATATCCACTTGGATGTTACTCAGAGAGAATAGTTGCTTCCCAGACATCAGTGTGAGAAGTCGCGTCTTTATCAGAGCTGTTAagcttttatttataattattactaTTAGATTAGAATAGCTATATTAAGTATTTTATATAGAACTATTATTATAAGATCACTGCCCAGTGTCCAGAGTGTTAGGACCGGGCCCAACACCCCTCTTTGAGGATGTACGGCCTCTCGTGGAGGAGGCTGTTTTCGATCTTTTGCTGCCCACCGAGGCTGAACTGCATTATTGCCAAACTGGCCTTTCACCCCCCGGAGCCTACGTACACGCTACGTGAGATTGAGGCAGCCCCAGCACAGGACCTGGCGCAGGATGAGCAGGTGGACCCCACAATCTGTCTACCTCCCGTATGTAATCTGCAGCTATCAGAAGGGGCTAACTGGCCACACTCCCAGCAGAAGCTGGACGCTGTAGAGATGTTCCGCTGTACCACCAAGCGGGGGAATAGCCTGGCCTGTATGTACGTCCGCTGCGTCCCTGGGAGCCGCTACACACTCCTCTACTCTCACGACTGTGCTGTTGACCTAGGCAAGATGTGCAGACGCTACCTTGCCCTAGGCTCCAAGATCAAGTGCAATATATTCTCCTACGACTACTCCGGCTATGGGGTGAGCAGCGGAAAGCCAAGCGAGAAGAACGCATATGCAGACATCGAGGCAGCTTGGCTCGCCCTGAGGACCCGGTATGTATGATTGGGGTGTATGAGTCTTCCCCAGCCCCCACACAGCCTCTGCCTGACaccctgcatgtggtgtatgggtgTCCTGTATGTATGTGGGGGATATGCTACAGTAAGGGCTACTATTTACTACGTAGGGTGAATGTATATGCTGTGTATTGTGCTCCTATTAGTTTATATACTCCTCTCCCCGCATGAACTggttatacagtataaatgtaatCGGTGTATTGGGACTTGCTTACATAAAGACAGTGGGTATATATTTCTGGCATTATAGGGTCTTAGCCAAAGGATGTAACTACTGCAGAAGCAGGGGGTGACACTTTCCTCTGCTCTCCTGCCTCATAGGACGCACTGCCATATGTACTGTGCTGTAAGAGTATGTTGCATTATTGGGCTCCCCATTCTATCTAGCAGCATAGAGGGGTTTCCTTCCAATGTGACTGGACGCTCCCCTCCCCTAGCTCCTTAGTGTTCCTAGCTGACTGGAACTAGGTAAATGTGCATAACCTATGTAGTCCTGTTCCACACATACACTGCCTATCACTCATATAAGTTATCCAGTCATTTACCTAGTTCAGATATCCAGCCTTTATATACAAGTTTCCCATAAGGAACCACAATAGAAGTGATGTAATTGGAGTTTGATCATTTTTCTGCTTTATCTCTACAGATATGGAGTCCCGGCGGAAAATATCATCCTGTATGGAGAGAGCATTGGGACAGCACCGGCAGTTGACCTTGCTACGCGCTACAAATGTGCAGCAGTAATACTGCACGGGGCGCTCATGTCAGGTGTGCGGATGGGCTATCCTAACGCCCGGAGGGCCTACTGTTGGGATGCCTTCACCAAGTAAGACATTGCTGTGTTTTTATACTAAGCTGTAGGTTACTTGTGGGGTTTAGTATGTGCTGGGAGCAAGCAGTACCAGGGTCAGCCCACGTACTGGATAACTGAATTGGCCCCTAGGTGCGCGTTGGCAGGCAAACAACAGGGGTATATCTACTAAATGTCCATTTCCATCAATTTTCATCTGTTGGAGATCCATCTGGATGGATGTTGtgttctaaaacacacatttactaacacataatctttttatattattttttcaatgttagtaaatgtgtgttttatccccCGGAATGCAACATCCATTTAGATTGATTTCTCTCAATTTGAAATTAATAaatatcgaactttagtaaatacacccccagcTCTGTTGGCCCAATCAGTTTGTATGTGTATCCCAGTGGGATGTCTTCAGCATTCCAATGGACggggtgccggcggtcatgtgaccgacgccggaatgccaACACCACTTGGTACACAGGCACTGGAATACCGACCACTGAAGGTAAGTATAGTGGAGAGCTTTAGTGTTAGGGCCCGCGGTGATTAGAGTTAGGCACGGGGGGgggtttagccctagctgccaaccccccaagggttatccctagccaccacccccagggagttagccctagctgccacccccgggAGGTTAGGGTAGGGATGAGTAAAAACACTTACCCCCTCCACCGATCTTCAATGTCAGAATGCCGGTGACGATCATGTGACCACCGGTATCCCAaccactgggatagcatactgaaccCATCCCATCTTATACCGAATGCTAATCCAATTAGAGTACATGAGTCTTTTCTGATTGGAAAACTAACAGGATAATTCCCTACCAGAAACCTTTCTGGGGGGCTATGGCCCTGTGTCTCTTGTCAGTTTTGTAACACCCTGCATCTACTGCTGCCCCTCTTCATCTCGCATGCTCGCATTGGCGAGCAATGCTCTGCCTGTGTGAGCAATTGACCCCGGTGTCTGCGCACTCTCCTCACTACAGCCGCCCCAATGTCTTCTCATACAGGCAGCAAGTTGTCGGTTTGCGGGAGCCGGCGTAGCTGCAGAGGGAGTGTGTACAACATTGAGGCTACTTCTGCAGAACTTAAACACTGGATCCCCAGATAAGTTACCTCTGGCACCGGTTTTACTCCCAATATATCATAGCTGCTTATAAATGGGAAATACGGCACTATTCCTCTTTCATCCTATTTGTATTGTATAACAGAAACAAGTTGAAGTCTTGTGCATGACTTTGGCTTATTAGGTCAATAGATTGCACTGGGCTCATTACCAACAGTAGATTCATTGTCCAACATTGCTCTGCCAAAGTCCTGTATGTGACCTTCTACATGAGCAGCTCTGCATGTTACCTGATGCATTATTTCCATTCTATATGTTTAGTGTCCGTTTTACATGTGTGATAGCTCCATGCTGTTTCTGTTGTATAATCCCTTTGTATCATGTCCTTTGCAGCATCGACAAAATCTCCAAGGTCACCTGCCCGGTACTCATCATCCATGGGACTAAAGATGCGGTTGTGGACTTCTGCCATGGGCTGACAATGTATGAGCGCTGCCCAACTGCTGTAAAGCCTCTCTGGGTGGAAGGAGGAGGGCACACGGATTTACATAAGCACAGGCAATATCTAGTGAGACTCCAGAAATTCATCTCTCAGGAGCTGCCCAATATATGAATCCACCACCGCCCCTGTACAAGTACCATCTAATCCGGGGGACTGAGACCTCTCGATGGCACATTCCACCTAGGTGCATTATAGATCCATCAGATCCATCAGTCAAAGATATCGACCATGGACTGCAGGGAGCTAACATCCAGGATCTGACATATATATAATGCCTAATGCTCTCTTACAATACACCAATCTGAACTAACTCAAGGGTGTCTGTGTTATTTTTCCATAGCGTTGTCTCATTCAGGAACACAAGCTGTAAGCATGGGGGATATAGCTGcgaatatacaatgataaataggccccatagaaggTTGCCAAATATCACATAATCTCAggaggagaggtgtgctgagcaacATTATCTGTCCAAGCCACAGGATCCCTCACTGTCCATAGCTGTGTTCTGATGTACGGGTGCAGAACCATTGTGCATAGGAACAGACAGCTCCAATAAAAGAATATGAACTACAGTTAGCTACAGTTGCTAAGGAAAATATCTAGACCTGCCATAGAATTACTGACAGAGATACCACTAGGACTAGTATAAATATGCATCTGTATAACTATATtcatccagggccgtcttaacagtagtgtgggcccctgggcacagcaacgcactggggcccctatccatcctccaacagtaggggtggggggtgctatcagtggcaactttgatgtcccgcgggcggtacggggtgatctatcttccgctaagcatgtagaacctggagcagtaatttctgctaattactcctttactgcacagatggggcgggagggagaacactaaactgtagaatggggcattgtgctggatgaagtggccctggtacatgactttcagggtggtagggggtgtttaatacgtagcggAGGAGTGGATGGTTGtgcggcttaatatttatcattttctggtgggagggcagcttgcttgactgcagatatctcaagttcctggtaatagatttcttagcttttaataggataaaaaactatagagacccacctttcaggaggtgctagggacttgtagatcagagttcaggaactagagcagtcctccaatgaaaatataaaactgcataccaggcgtgtgaaactggagcagggaccatctgcttgaaggcggatatctctggttctgggcatagtagggccaagttgccattgtccgctgaaaggggagagtcccagcatttggagaataccctcggaaaaactctatgtcagacagaacctaagatatctggcttggaagagcaactaacaggcttggatggggaccactgctttgaagtcggatatctctggtttcctagggccgattttcaaaaatctggtacccctggaaagaggggaccctcagctattagcctagagcccttatactcatggggcccttgggcaagagcccattgagcccatacgaaaaaacgGCCCTGTATTCATCTGCTGTGCTGCATTTATACAAGTGAGATGACGCACCATATTCATCCTACCAAATGTACATAGACTGGAGTAACAGCAGTTACTAAGCCCTGGAGCAGGCCTCCGCACCCCCACATCTGCCCCACCGTTAGTGCGTGATATCACACTGATGTGCATATTTATGTAACTGCTACCTAATAAGAGTTAGATGGAGGGGGCTGGTGCCAGGGTGATATACTGCTGATATATTAGTATCAGTAAGTGCGGTATCTCTCAGTAGAGGTTTGTAATAAGCGGCCGTGAAATAAATGATCTTCTATTGAGGGCAGAAATTATCACCTGCCTGGAGTATATGGAGATTAAATAAATTCAATAAGTAACTGGGGAGACAGACTCCTGATtaatacagatactgtatactactgttatAGATCGGGGTGATAGTCCCCTCCCTGTGTCAGACTATCAGAggagaggctattacatttggacGGGGGGAgggattcaggggaaatttgagaaaaaattacttcacagaaagggtattggacaagtggactagcctcccatcagaggtggtagaggctaagacagtagagcaatttagatagatagatagatagatagatagatagatagatagatagatagatagataactgtagatatgaagatagatactgtagatatgaatatagatagaaactgtagatatgaagatagatagatagatagatagatagatagatagatagatagatagataggatactgtagatatgaagatagatagatagatagatagatagatagatagatagatagatagatagaatactgtagaactgtagatatgaagatagatagatagatagatagatagatagatagatagatagatagatagatagatagatagatagaaactgtaaatatgaatatagatagaaactgtaaatatgaagatagatagatagatagatagatagatagatagatagatagataatgtagatatgaagatagatagatagatagatagatagatagatagatagatagatagatagatagatagatagatagatagatacacagatactgtagatatgaatatagatagaaatggTAGATatgaagaaagatagatagatagatagatagatagatagatagatagatagagactgtagatatgaagatagatagatagatagatagatagatagatagatagatagatagatagatagatagatagatagatagataaatagatactgtagatatgaagatagtaagatagataggatactgtagatatgaagatagatactgtagatatgaagatagatgatagatagatagatagatagatagatagatagatactgtagatatgaagatagatagatagatagatagatagatagatagatagatgatagatagatagataactgtagatatgaagatagataatgtagatatgaatatagatagaaactgtagatatgaagatagatagatagatagatagatagatagatagatagatagataactgtagatatgaagatagatactgtagatatgaatatagataaatactgtagatagatactgtagaccggGCCCTTATAATAATATTATGTATATAAAGGTTGAGTGCTATACATGGAATCTATTGTTAATAAGCCCTCTAGGATTGTTCTAAAAATTACAGTGGAACGATGTGAATTGCTGTAATATAACTGGTACTGACTCAGTTATGCTATAGCGTTATATGGAACGTGTAATCATTATGTGCCATGACTAAGGATGGGTGCGTAATATATGGAAGTAGGCGCTGGTGCGCTCCTCCGCTGATTACCTGCAATCAGGGAATGGTGGAGAAGTGAGGGGCGCAGGGAGCCATACACACTACATATTTGGCCATAATCACACAGGtgacatttcatatacagtatgtgtgtgctacaTTTATTCTATAGATAAACATTATGTACAAACGTTATAGTAATGACCAATACATCTCTAATctagtaatatacagtaacaatgacagctgggtgctgaggctgcagccctggtcagggacaggtagtgtctgtgatgtcacaatgcagccctggtcagtgacaggtagtgtctgtgatgtcacaatcgtgTCATAACCTCATATCCACTTGGATGTTACTCAGAGAGAATAGTTGCTTCCCAGACATCAGTGTGAGAAGTCGCGTCTTTATCAGAGCTGTTAagcttttatttataattattactaTTAGATTAGAATAGCTATATTAAGTATTTTATATAGAACTATTATTATAAGATCACTGCCCAGTGTCCAGAGTGTTAGGACCGGGCCCAACACCCCTCTTTGAGGATGTACGGCCTCTCGTGGAGGAGGCTGTTTTCGATCTTTTGCTGCCCACCTAGGCTGAACTGCATTATTGCCAAACTGGCCTTTCACCCCCCGGAGCCTACGTACACGCTACTTGAGATTGAGGCAGCCCCAGCACAGGACCTGGCGCAGGATGAGCAGGTGGACCCCACAATCTGTCTACCTCCCGTATGTAATCTGCAGCTATCAGAAGGGGCTAACTGGCCACACTCCCAGCAGAAGCTGGACGCTGTAGAGATGTTCCGCTGTACCACCAAGCGGGGGAATAGCCTGGCCTGTATGTACGTCCGCTGCGTCCCTGGGAGCCGCTACACACTCCTCTACTCTCACGACTGTGCTGTTGACCTAGGCAAGATGTGCAGACGCTACCTTGCCCTAGGCTCCAAGATCAAGTGCAATATATTCTCCTACGACTACTCCGGCTATGGGGTGAGCAGCGGAAAGCCAAGCGAGAAGAACGCATATGCAGACATCGAGGCAGCTTGGCTCGCCCTGAGGACCCGGTATGTATGATTGGGGTGTATGAGTCTTCCCCAGCCCCCACACAGCCTCTGCCTGACaccctgcatgtggtgtatgggtgTCCTGTATGTATGTGGGGGATATGCTACAGTAAGGGCTACTATTTACTACGTAGGGTGAATGTATATGCTGTGTATTGTGCTCCTATTAGTTTATATACTCCTCTCCCCGCATGAACTggttatacagtataaatgtaatTGGTGTATTGGGACTTGCTTACATAAAGACAGTGGGTATATATCGCTGGCATTATAGGGTCTTAGCCAAAGGATGTAACTACTGCAGAAGCAGGGGGTGACACTTTCCTCTGCTCTCCTGCCTCATAGGACGCACTGCCATATGTACTGTGCTATAAGAGTATGTTGCATTATTGGGCTCCCCATTCTATCTAGCAGCATAGAGGGGTTTCCTTCCAATGTGACTGGACGCTCCCCTCCCCTAGCTCCTTAGTGTTCCTAGCTGACTGGAACTAGGTAAATGTGCATAACCTATGTAGTCCTGTTCCACACATACACTGCCTATCACTCATATAAGTTATCCAGTCATTTACCTAGTTCAGATATCCAGCCTTTATATACAAGTTTCCCATAAGGAACCACAATAGAAGTGATGTAATTGGAGTTTGATCATTTTTCTGCTTTATCTCTACAGATATGGAGTCCCGGCGGAAAATATCATCCTGTATGGAGAGAGCATTGGGACAGCACCGGCAGTTGACCTTGCCACGCGCTACAAATGTGCAGCAGTAATACTGCACGGGG
Protein-coding regions in this window:
- the LOC134943201 gene encoding alpha/beta hydrolase domain-containing protein 17C-like; its protein translation is MYGLSWRRLFSIFCCPPRLNCIIAKLAFHPPEPTYTLLEIEAAPAQDLAQDEQVDPTICLPPVCNLQLSEGANWPHSQQKLDAVEMFRCTTKRGNSLACMYVRCVPGSRYTLLYSHDCAVDLGKMCRRYLALGSKIKCNIFSYDYSGYGVSSGKPSEKNAYADIEAAWLALRTRYGVPAENIILYGESIGTAPAVDLATRYKCAAVILHGALMSGVRMGYPNARRAYCWDAFTNIDKISKVTCPVLIIHGTKDAVVDFCHGLTMYERCPTAVKPLWVEGGGHTDLHKHRQYLVRLIAANIQ
- the LOC134943674 gene encoding alpha/beta hydrolase domain-containing protein 17C-like, which encodes MYGLSWRRLFSIFCCPPRLNCIIAKLAFHPPEPTYTLREIEAAPAQDLAQDEQVDPTICLPPVCNLQLSEGANWPHSQQKLDAVEMFRCTTKRGNSLACMYVRCVPGSRYTLLYSHDCAVDLGKMCRRYLALGSKIKCNIFSYDYSGYGVSSGKPSEKNAYADIEAAWLALRTRYGVPAENIILYGESIGTAPAVDLATRYKCAAVILHGALMSGVRMGYPNARRAYCWDAFTNIDKISKVTCPVLIIHGTKDAVVDFCHGLTMYERCPTAVKPLWVEGGGHTDLHKHRQYLVRLQKFISQELPNI